From one Triticum aestivum cultivar Chinese Spring chromosome 4B, IWGSC CS RefSeq v2.1, whole genome shotgun sequence genomic stretch:
- the LOC123093618 gene encoding respiratory burst oxidase homolog protein B: MHNRAGGGGGAGEIVEAGERIVPHSGPLGAKRSAMRKSARFAESVSAPLTAPHGAPAPQRARNDDNDDDDYVEITLDVRDDSVAVHSVKPAAGGEDSDVKLLAQTLEKRSSSYGQGVLRTASTRIKQVSQELRRLASVNRRGAGPSRVDKSKSAAAHALKGLKFISRTDGSAGWPAVEKRFDDLAENGLLHRSKFGKCIGMKELAFAGELFDALARRRNITGDSISKAELLEFWDQISDTSFDSRLQTFFDMVDKDADGRITEEEVKEIITLSAAANNLKKVSEQSEEYARLIMEELDPNNLGYIELYNLEMLLLQAPSQSMGIGTTNSRNLSQMLSQHLRPTAEPNPLRRWYRRASYFLEDNWRRCWVILLWLSICVGLFTWKFMQYRERAVFKVMGYCVCVAKGGAETLKFNMALILLPVCRNTITWFRNRTAAGRFVPFDDNINFHKVIAAGISVGAGLHIISHLTCDFPRLLRASEEEYEPMKPFFGEDQPPNYWWFVKGTEGWTGLVMLVLMAIAFTLAMPWFRRGRLSLPKPLNRLTGFNAFWYSHHLFVIVYALLIVHGHFLYLTKKWQKKSTWMYLAVPMVMYACERLTRALRSSVRPVKILKVAVYPGNVLSLHFSKPQGFRYKSGQYIFVNCAAVSPFQWHPFSITSAPQDDYVSVHIRTLGDWTRELKNVFSKVCRPPTEGKSGLLRAEYDRDVGAMSNPSFPKVLIDGPYGAPAQDYKQYDIVLLVGLGIGATPMISIIKDIINNMKRLEGDVESGNPGDASTSASFRTRRAYFYWVTREQGSFEWFRGVMDEIAESDKKSVIELHNYCTSVYEDGDARSALIAMLQSLNHAKNGVDIVSGTRVKTHFARPNWRNVYKRIALNHREQRVGVFYCGAPVLTKELRDLAQDFSRKTNTKFEFHKENF; this comes from the exons ATGCATaaccgggcgggcggcggcggcggggcgggggagATCGTGGAGGCGGGCGAGAGGATCGTGCCGCACAGCGGGCCCCTGGGCGCCAAGCGCTCCGCCATGCGCAAGAGCGCGCGCTTCGCCGAGTCCGTGTCCGCGCCGCTCACGGCGCCGCACGGGGCGCCGGCGCCGCAGCGGGCCAgaaacgacgacaacgacgacgacgactacgTGGAGATCACCCTGGACGTGCGGGACGACTCGGTGGCGGTGCACAGCGTGaagccggcggcgggcggcgaggactCGGACGTGAAGCTGCTGGCGCAGACGCTGGAGAAGCGCTCCTCCTCCTACGGCCAGGGCGTGCTCCGGACCGCCTCCACGCGGATCAAGCAGGTCTCGCAGGAGCTGCGGCGCCTCGCCTCCGTCAACCGCCGCGGGGCCGGCCCCAGCCGGGTCGACAAGTCCAAGTCCGCTGCGGCCCACGCGCTCAAGGGGCTCAAGTTCATCAGCCGCACCGACGGCTCCGCCGGCTGGCCCGCCGTCGAGAAGCGCTTCGACGACCTCGCCGAGAACGGCCTCCTCCACCGCTCCAAGTTCGGCAAGTGCATCG GGATGAAGGAGCTGGCGTTCGCCGGCGAGCTGTTCGACGCGCTGGCGAGGCGGCGGAACATCACCGGGGACAGCATCAGCAAGGCGGAGCTGCTCGAGTTCTGGGACCAGATCTCCGACACCAGCTTCGACAGCCGCCTGCAGACCTTCTTCGACAT GGTGGACAAGGACGCTGACGGCAGGATCACCGAGGAGGAGGTCAAAGAG ATCATCACGCTGAGCGCGGCCGCCAACAACCTGAAGAAGGTCTCGGAGCAGTCGGAGGAGTACGCCCGGCTCATCATGGAGGAGCTCGACCCCAACAACCTCGGCTACATCGAG CTGTACAATCTGGAGATGCTGCTGCTGCAGGCGCCGAGCCAGTCGATGGGGATCGGGACGACCAACAGTCGCAACCTGAGCCAGATGCTGAGCCAGCACCTCCGGCCGACGGCGGAGCCCAACCCGCTCCGGCGGTGGTACCGCCGCGCTAGCTACTTCCTGGAGGACAACTGGCGCCGCTGCTGGGTGATCCTGCTGTGGCTCTCCATCTGTGTGGGCCTCTTCACCTGGAAGTTCATGCAGTACCGGGAGCGTGCCGTGTTCAAGGTGATGGGCTACTGCGTGTGCGTGGCCAAGGGCGGTGCCGAGACGCTCAAGTTCAACATGGCGCTCATCCTGCTCCCCGTGTGCCGCAACACCATCACGTGGTTCCGCAACCGCACCGCCGCGGGGCGGTTCGTGCCGTTCGACGACAACATCAACTTCCACAAGGTGATCGCCGCGGGGATCTCGGTCGGCGCCGGGCTGCACATCATCTCCCATTTGACGTGCGACTTCCCGCGCCTGCTGCGCGCCTCCGAGGAGGAGTATGAGCCCATGAAGCCGTTCTTCGGCGAGGACCAGCCGCCCAACTACTGGTGGTTCGTCAAGGGCACGGAGGGGTGGACGGGGCTGGTGATGCTGGTGCTCATGGCCATCGCCTTCACCCTCGCCATGCCGTGGTTCCGCCGTGGGAGACTCAGCCTCCCCAAGCCGCTCAACCGGCTCACCGGGTTCAACGCCTTCTGGTACTCGCACCACCTCTTCGTCATCGTCTACGCGCTGCTCATCGTCCACGGGCACTTCCTCTACCTCACCAAGAAGTGGCAAAAGAAGTCG ACGTGGATGTACCTGGCGGTGCCGATGGTGATGTACGCGTGCGAGCGGCTGACGCGGGCGCTGCGGTCGAGCGTGCGGCCGGTGAAGATACTCAAGGTGGCGGTGTACCCCGGCAACGTGCTGTCGCTGCACTTCTCCAAGCCGCAGGGGTTCCGGTACAAGAGCGGGCAGTACATCTTCGTCAACTGCGCCGCCGTCTCGCCGTTCCAATG GCACCCGTTCTCCATCACGTCGGCGCCGCAGGACGACTACGTGAGCGTGCACATCAGGACGCTGGGCGACTGGACACGGGAGCTCAAGAACGTCTTCTCCAAGGTCTGCCGGCCGCCGACGGAGGGCAAGAGCGGCCTGCTCCGGGCCGAGTACGACCGCGACGTCGGCGCCATGTCCAACCCGAG CTTCCCAAAGGTGCTGATCGACGGACCGTATGGCGCGCCGGCGCAGGACTACAAGCAGTACGACATTGTGCTGCTGGTGGGGCTGGGCATCGGGGCCAcgcccatgatctccatcatcaaggACATCATCAACAACATGAAGCGGCTCGAAGGAGACGTTGAGTCCGGCAACCCCGGGGACGCGAGCACGTCGGCGTCCTTCCGGACCCGGCGCGCCTACTTCTACTGGGTGACACGGGAGCAAGGCTCCTTCGAGTGGTTCCGCGGCGTCATGGACGAGATAGCTGAGTCGGACAAGAAGAGTGTCATCGAGCTCCATAACTACTGCACCAGTGTCTACGAGGACGGGGACGCCCGGTCCGCGCTCATCGCCATGCTCCAGTCCCTCAACCATGCCAAGAACGGCGTCGACATCGTCTCCGGCACCCGTGTCAAAACCCACTTTGCGCGACCAAACTGGCGCAATGTCTACAAGCGTATCGCCCTCAACCACCGTGAACAGCGTGTCG GAGTATTCTACTGCGGTGCACCGGTGCTAACAAAGGAGCTGCGTGACCTTGCGCAAGATTTCTCGAGAAAGACAAACACAAAATTCGAGTTCCACAAGGAGAATTTTTAA